Proteins from one Toxotes jaculatrix isolate fToxJac2 chromosome 13, fToxJac2.pri, whole genome shotgun sequence genomic window:
- the parp10 gene encoding protein mono-ADP-ribosyltransferase PARP10, giving the protein MPVENPEDRTVEVQLLSEGVSEELLCLYFENKRRSGGGPLVSVELKADRAILVFEDAEAAAQVLSKGHHVLHNVELSVRKPASKDPCRLLLRGINPSTFNEMIELYVENLMGLSPTDYTLYPSPGRDLILIHLSRPLSKDFEQLSAKISNRKLDGAMVTLEQIEQTRSVLVENLNPGITPDLLSLYFESNKGGDQRVKEVTMLSQGTAKVSFVNPESVGPVLDLQHKLDNANLVVKPYFDFLQPPENITLQNSESGRQDVTERSSEDLSDTQMQTSPPMVISANCQSSSETTSEPLTASKVVEEAAEEVMEDQTEDADTLSSHIAIADPTKCALLQLSPLPQNIETAHPDFTVQIKDGGVHIEGTDRQKLEHIKHTILDFLGNMAEAEFTLEPEMAEFLARKDVKEQLLQTLNQTGSPTTYSVADSKISVTSLSQNSAQQACSFLKSQLCRFSIPLNTEYESMLYCREWSEFLQALGFSSVKVSERGGNIDVLTLKGMETEKQTAILQFLTTPIERETVISMEPGMLKYIQIHCHQLLADMNQVSIFPLEAEDVCGFKIHGPAVACQMAEEVLQSVVSSICTRTITVNAPGVSRFLGEEECKSILKEMESKFQVYISLKQAPWQPLPHQDIFETAWKMMSHRNFQRVSADGPAPKIKSDSVQTNHNRAPDKGLLEEAKRIVSSIDERLEDNVSNSDQLDDIDDMDLYTAGELTSQKDQDSDVIAIDVSQASAEGNTVGGLALSLPSNLEEEAQLSLAIQYSMESSHWSLEDEQLEKALELSRKMIHQEEPSCCTDRSLLHLLLMDQMERGVDVALQDAIKAANTIQIVVFAGYSCDLIRVDIAFGKKVAQRQAEEKIEHRSVKNMSEYHRKCLEMIKRKHAVEIQVEGTIITVSGFKDFLPGGVWDVNLLLEKVMTSVSDQEILRTVQWVLHDPTSADTTPYSPDATVFIEGAWRMKLNQVDILLDNQPHIINFEKMQECNIASGKSVKISRKLLDIGDLDEGVPEEEFSLLSNLPEATKVDEESDEFQNVVKNFYATIQKYHSKIRIIQVEKLMNGLLYNQYKLKKASILQRALYPEVERTLYHGTSESSVKEICVHGFNRSFCGKNATVYGQGVYFAVNSALSVQDQYSPPNADGHKFIFVSKVLTGDFTKGCHSMKTAPLKETTDIPLRYDSVTDDITNPSMFVIFNDTQAFPEYLITCQRIHR; this is encoded by the exons ATGCCAGTCGAAAACCCGGAGGACAGGACGGTGGAGGTGCAGCTGCTGTCTGAAGGAGTGAGTGAGGAACTGCTGTGTCTGTACTTTGAGAATAAGCGGCGCTCCGGGGGAGGCCCACTCGTCTCCGTGGAGTTGAAGGCTGACCGTGCCATACTGGTGTTTGAGGACGCAGAAG CTGCAGCCCAAGTGCTGTCTAAAGGGCACCACGTTCTGCATAATGTCGAGCTGAGTGTGAGAAAACCTGCCTCAAAGGACCCGTGTAGGCTGCTGCTGCGGGGGATCAACCCCAGCACCTTCAATGAGATGATAGAGCTCTATGTGGAGAACTTGATGGGGCTGAGCCCGACAGACTACACCCTGTATCCCTCACCAGGGAGAGATCTCATCCTCATTCACCTCAGCCGACCCCTCTCAAAAG ATTTCGAACAGCTTAGTGCAAAGATCTCCAACAGGAAACTGGATGGGGCCATGGTAACACTTGAACAGATTGAGCAAACTCGCTCTGTTTTGGTGGAGAACCTGAACCCTGGCATCACTCCAGACCTGCTCTCTCTTTACTTTGAGAGCAACAAAGGTGGAGATCAGAGGGTGAAGGAGGTCACCATGCTGTCGCAGGGTACAGCAAAGGTGTCCTTTGTCAACCCTGAAT CTGTGGGCCCCGTTCTGGATCTGCAACACAAACTGGACAATGCTAACCTCGTAGTGAAGCCATACTTTGACTTTCTTCAACCACCAGAAAACATCACATTACAAAACTCTGAAAGTGGAAGGCAAGATGTGACGGAGAGAAGCTCAGAGGATCTGAGTGATACTCAGATGCAGACCAGTCCTCCCATGGTGATCAGTGCCAACTGCCAGTCCTCCTCTGAGACGACCTCTGAGCCTCTCACTGCCAGCAAGGTGGTTGAAGAGGCAGCGGAGGAAGTTATGGAGGATCAAACAGAGGATGCAGATACACTATCAAGCCACATTGCTATTGCTGATCCAACAAAATGTGCTTTGCTTCAACTGAGCCCCCTCCCACAGAACATTGAAACGGCTCACCCAGATTTCACCGTTCAAATTAAAGATGGTGGTGTGCACATTGAAGGAACTGACAGACAAAAGTTGGAGCACATAAAACACACTATCTTGGACTTTCTTGGCAATATGGCAGAAGCTGAGTTCACTCTTGAGCCAGAAATGGCTGAGTTCCTTGCAAGAAAAGATGTAAAAGAACAACTATTACAAACCCTGAATCAAACTGGGTCACCCACTACGTACTCTGTAGCAGATTCTAAAATCTCAGTTACATCGCTTTCCCAGAACTCGGCTCAGCAGGCATGTAGCTTTTTAAAATCCCAACTGTGTCGCTTCAGCATACCGTTGAACACGGAATATGAGAGCATGTTATATTGCAGAGAGTGGTCTGAGTTTCTGCAGGCTCTAGGCTTCTCCTCTGTAAAGGTGTCAGAACGAGGAGGGAATATTGATGTGTTGACTCTGAAAGGGATGGAAACTGAGAAGCAGACTGCAATTCTGCAGTTTCTTACTACGCCCATTGAAAGGGAGACAGTCATCTCGATGGAGCCAGGCATGCTGAAATACATCCAGATCCATTGTCATCAGCTGTTGGCTGACATGAACCAAGTGTCTATTTTTCCACTAGAGGCTGAGGACGTCTGTGGGTTTAAG ATCCATGGCCCTGCTGTTGCTTGCCAAATGGCTGAGGAAGTGTTGCAAAGCGTGGTCTCCTCTATTTGCACCAGAACCATCACAGTGAACGCTCCAGGAGTGTCCCGGTTTTTAGGCGAGGAAGAGTGCAAGAGCATCCTGAAAGAGATGGAGTCAAAGTTTCAGGTCTACATCAGCCTAAAGCAAGCACCCTGGCAACCTCTGCCTCACCAG GACATTTTTGAAACTGCATGGAAGATGATGTCCCACAGAAACTTTCAGAGAGTGTCTGCAGATGGCCCTGCACCGAAGATCAAATCAGATTCTGTGCAAACTAATCATAATAGAGCTCCTGACAAAG GCCTTTTAGAGGAAGCAAAGAGAATCGTCTCATCCATTGATGAAAGACTCGAGGACAATGTGTCCAATTCAGACCAGCTCGATGACATCGATGACATGGACTTGTACACAGCAGGGGAACTGACCAGCCAGAAGGACCAGGACTCTGATGTGATAGCTATCGATGTCTCCCAGGCCTCTGCTGAAGGGAACACTGTGGGTGGGTTGGCCCTGAGCCTTCCCAGCAATCTAGAAGAAGAAGCCCAACTGTCTCTGGCCATCCAGTACTCGATGGAGTCGAGTCATTGGTCCCTGGAAGATGAGCAGCTGGAAAAGGCCTTGGAACTGTCCAGGAAAATGATCCATCAGGAAGAACCTTCTTGTTGTACTGACAGGAGCCTTCTCCATCTGCTCCTGATGGATCAAATGGAGAGGGGCGTCGATGTGGCCTTACAGGATGCCATCAAGGCGGCCAACACCATCCAGATAGTTGTGTTTGCGGGTTATAGCTGTGATCTGATTCGGGTGGACATAGCCTTCGGGAAGAAGGTCGCCCAGAGACAGGCCGAGGAGAAAATCGAGCACAGGAGCGTGAAGAACATGTCCGAGTATCACAGGAAGTGTTTGGAGATGATCAAGAGGAAGCATGCAGTCGAGATTCAGGTTGAGGGCACCATAATCACTGTTTCTGGATTCAAAGACTTTTTGCCTGGAGGAGTTTGGGATGTGAATCTACTGCTGGAGAAAGTCATGACTTCTGTATCCGACCAGGAAATCTTGAGGACTGTCCAGTGGGTGCTACATGATCCAACCTCCGCAGACACAACTCCATATTCACCTGATGCCACAGTATTCATCGAGGGAGCTTGGAGGATGAAGCTGAATCAGGTTGATATCTTGCTAGACAATCAGCCCCATATTATCAACTTTGAAAAGATGCAAGAGTGCAACATAGCCTCTGGGAAATCTGTGAAAATCTCCAGGAAGCTGCTTGATATAGGGGATTTGGATGAGGGTGTACCAG AAGAGGAATTTTCCCTGCTGTCAAACCTGCCCGAAGCAACCAAAGTCGACGAGGAATCTGATGAATTTCAGAATGTGGTGAAGAACTTCTATGCGACCATTCAGAAATACCACAGCAAGATCAGAATCatacag GTGGAGAAGCTCATGAACGGACTGCTGTACAATCAGTACAAGTTAAAGAAGGCGAGCATACTGCAGCGTGCCTTGTACCCAGAAGTTGAACGGACTCTATATCACGGCACAAGTGAGAGCAGTGTTAAAGAGATATGCGTTCATGGATTCAACAGAAGCTTCTGTGGAAAGAATG CCACCGTCTATGGTCAAGGAGTGTATTTTGCTGTCAACTCTGCACTGTCTGTCCAGGATCAGTATTCACCCCCAAACGCAGACGGACacaagtttatttttgtgtcaaaGGTTCTAACGGGAGACTTCACCAAAGGCTGCCATTCAATGAAGACCGCCCCGCTGAAGGAGACCACTGATATTCCTCTCAGATACGACAGTGTGACAGACGACATTACCAATCCATCGATGTTTGTCATCTTCAATGACACGCAAGCTTTTCCAGAATATCTCATTACATGCCAGAGAATCCACCGCTGA